The following proteins are encoded in a genomic region of Triticum dicoccoides isolate Atlit2015 ecotype Zavitan chromosome 1B, WEW_v2.0, whole genome shotgun sequence:
- the LOC119308801 gene encoding uncharacterized protein LOC119308801 — translation MESPQKKAASMDGSKSKTQTPHLLPVAVAKKTPRPDLVRWVSAWALFTAGVFAFSFAVGSAIAYALDHFHVACSQSSFFLRCDQLTDAAEAVVNALGTGMLCCAALQAAAAVLALRFRRCRRSLAYLALALTIGGHCIYAAIAHLLLVADPGDLFFGISFAVTIVFFAAGDIISFLYLLLGGEDEE, via the exons ATGGAGTCTCCGCAAAAGAAGGCTGCATCCATGGACGGCAGCAAGAGCAAGACGCAGACGCCTCATCTGCTGCCGGTGGCCGTGGCCAAGAAGACGCcacgtccggatcttgtccggtggGTCAGCGCGTGGGCGCTCTTCACCGCCGGCGTCTTCGCCTTCTCCTTCGCCGTGGGCTCTGCAATCGCCTACGCACTCGACCATTTCCACGTCGCCTGCAGCCAG TCCTCCTTCTTCCTGCGGTGCGACCAGCTGACGGACGCGGCGGAAGCCGTGGTGAACGCCCTGGGGACCGGGATGCTGTGCTGCGCCGCGCTCCAGGCGGCCGCGGCGGTGCTGGCGCTGCGTTTCCGGCGCTGCCGCCGCTCCCTCGCCTACCTCGCGCTCGCGCTCACCATCGGCGGCCACTGCATCTACGCCGCCATAGCCCACCTCTTACTCGTCGCCGACCCAGGAGACCTCTTCTTCGGGATCAGCTTTGCAGTGACCATCGTCTTCTTCGCGGCGGGAGACATCATCAGCTTCCTGTACCTCCTCCTCGGCGGCGAGGACGAGGAGTAG